The genomic segment TTCAATGTAGAGCGGCACTTTCGTGACGTCCGCATTACGAATATTTATGAAGGTACCTCGCAACTTCAGGTTATTGCAGCTATTGGTGGTGTGATCAAAGGGGTTTGCGATGACCAATTCGATGCTTTTGAAGCCCGTGAACATCGCCATGAAGCTAGACAGCTCGCCAACAAGCTGAAAAAGATTCGTACACTCATGGAAAAATGCAAAGTGCATGTTCTGGATAAAGAGGACAAGGCCTATCAGGAATTACATTCTGCTGAGCTGGTGGAAATGTATGGTTCAATCTATGTGGGTTATCTGATTCTTGAAGAAGCCTCCGAGGATTCACGGAAGATGTTGATTGCCAAGAAATACATCATGGATGCACTTGCCACTTCAATGCATCATACAGAATCAATTACCCGGGGTTTTGATACCTTGTTTGCTGATGTGGAACAGATTCTAACCAAGGAATAGACCGTGTTTCGTAGCATCCTTGCATGCAAGGATGCTACCACCCAGCACCTACCAATAAAAAAAGGACCCCGATTTCGGGGTCCTTTTTAGATCTAACAATTATAACTGGGTTGATTAACCAGCGTTGTCCTCACCACCGTCAATACCAATAACATTGCCGGTAATCCAGGTACTCATTCCTGAAAAGGTAAGGACAGCTTCAGCAACATCATCCGGTGTGGTGAGACGACCACCAGGATTGGCATTTAAAGCCCGGGCAATCATTTGCTCGTTACCTGGGATTTTCCTCAAGGCAGGTGTGTCGGTAACACCCGCTCTCAATGCATTAGCTGCGATGCTTTTTGGAGCCAGTTCAAAAGCGATCTGGCGGGTATGGGCTTCCAGAGCTGCTTTGGCAGCAGAAACGGCGCCATAATTAGGCCATACAGTGTGACCGCCGGAACTGGTCATACAGAATATGTGACCGCCTTCCTTCATCAATCTATGTCCAACCAAATCCTGGGTCCAGTAAATCAGAGAGTGGGCCATCACATCCAGAGTCATATCCATCTGGTTTTTGTGAACAACCCCACCTTGACCGGGATTGAATACGACGGGAAGAAGGGTCCCAAAAGCAAGTGAGTGGACCATAATTTGAACGGTACCCGCCTCTTGGGAGAAGGTCTCTTCCATTACTCTGATCACTTCTTTTCTGGCTCTGG from the Candidatus Neomarinimicrobiota bacterium genome contains:
- a CDS encoding SDR family oxidoreductase, with translation MQKWALILGASSGFGGAISKKLAANGYNIFGVHLDRKATMHNVDAIKADIAASGSKSMFFNINAADTRARKEVIRVMEETFSQEAGTVQIMVHSLAFGTLLPVVFNPGQGGVVHKNQMDMTLDVMAHSLIYWTQDLVGHRLMKEGGHIFCMTSSGGHTVWPNYGAVSAAKAALEAHTRQIAFELAPKSIAANALRAGVTDTPALRKIPGNEQMIARALNANPGGRLTTPDDVAEAVLTFSGMSTWITGNVIGIDGGEDNAG